A region from the Agrococcus sp. SL85 genome encodes:
- a CDS encoding LacI family DNA-binding transcriptional regulator, producing the protein MPKQPTVYDVARRAGVSTATVSRTLSRPDEVRAATRDAVLAAVDELGYVPSAAARGLASRRAGTLGLLFPDADGVGATDTGELPVLTTTGRTEVEIVRDRRTAPTTSMVDLFTAEVVRGAELEAWRAGLAVTIAVARGSSATAMAADMAGRVDGMAVLSATLPDDDLQRIARRIPVVVMAAHDREDGLDHVHVDNRSAMRALVGHLVDEHGYRDLAFFGGPAGSPDGEERFAAFQEVLRDRGVPVPEAPIARSAFTYETAREATTALLQRGVGALPRVLVCANDQTALGALDVLREAGVEVPERVALTGFDGIDASARSRPRLTTVEQPMRDVGRAAIDRLLARLADPALPAATVGLPVRVLLRESCGCTG; encoded by the coding sequence GTGCCGAAGCAGCCCACCGTCTACGACGTCGCCCGGAGGGCGGGCGTCTCGACCGCCACGGTCTCGCGCACGCTCAGCCGGCCCGACGAGGTGCGGGCCGCGACGCGCGACGCCGTGCTTGCCGCCGTCGACGAGCTCGGCTACGTGCCGAGCGCGGCGGCGCGCGGGCTCGCGAGCCGCCGCGCGGGCACGCTCGGGCTGCTCTTCCCCGACGCGGACGGCGTCGGGGCGACCGACACGGGCGAGCTGCCGGTGCTGACGACGACGGGCCGCACCGAGGTGGAGATCGTGCGCGACCGCCGCACGGCGCCCACGACCTCGATGGTCGACCTCTTCACGGCCGAGGTGGTGCGCGGCGCCGAGCTCGAGGCGTGGCGGGCGGGCCTCGCCGTCACGATCGCCGTCGCCCGCGGCTCCTCCGCGACGGCGATGGCCGCAGACATGGCGGGGCGCGTCGACGGCATGGCGGTGCTCTCGGCGACGCTGCCGGACGACGACCTGCAGCGCATCGCGCGCCGCATCCCCGTGGTCGTGATGGCCGCCCACGACCGCGAGGACGGCCTCGACCACGTGCACGTCGACAACCGCTCCGCGATGCGCGCGCTCGTCGGCCACCTGGTCGACGAGCACGGCTACCGCGACCTCGCGTTCTTCGGCGGCCCGGCAGGCTCGCCCGACGGCGAGGAGCGCTTCGCGGCGTTCCAGGAGGTGCTGCGCGACCGAGGCGTGCCGGTGCCGGAGGCGCCCATCGCGCGCTCGGCCTTCACCTACGAGACGGCGCGCGAGGCGACGACGGCGCTGCTCCAGCGCGGCGTCGGCGCGCTGCCGCGCGTGCTCGTCTGCGCCAACGACCAGACGGCGCTCGGCGCGCTCGACGTGCTGCGCGAGGCGGGCGTGGAGGTGCCCGAGCGCGTGGCGCTCACGGGCTTCGACGGCATCGACGCCTCCGCGCGCTCTCGACCGCGCCTGACGACGGTCGAGCAGCCGATGCGCGACGTCGGGAGGGCCGCGATCGACCGCCTGCTCGCGCGACTGGCTGACCCCGCACTCCCCGCCGCGACCGTGGGGCTGCCCGTGCGCGTGCTCCTGCGCGAGAGCTGCGGCTGCACCGGTTGA
- a CDS encoding ABC transporter substrate-binding protein, with the protein MRRHGSRDQRAAASRSIARKGLAAVAGAAVVALVAGCAGGGSGEGGAASGDTPLLVAMDNGSPTFTANFNPFSPNKRTASLLMYEPLMVFNAIDGEGTPFIAESMEQPDARTVVFTIREGITWSDGEALTPDDVAFTLQLIKDFPALDVRGAWTNIESVAVDGQDVVVTLNGENVPAARAIAQTVIVPEHIWADVEDPTTFLNEQPVGAGPYVLGEFTPNEYTLDRNEDYWQVEEVAASELILPAANTELEIVNNQYDWAYSYMSDVDSTWGAAEEGNTHWFPPGGTISLMPNLTQAPFDDPEFRQGLSLALDRDRIADVAEEGYVEAAGTTGLLLPNQEAWLNPDIPDAGAVSQDLDAAEERFANAGYTMEGDRLVGPDGQQLEVTLTTPNGYTDWLRGATEVQEQLTAAGIAVTLNQPQPAAYQQELQNGNFELIIGSFGGTGSVYDDFNALMSSSFYQEVGTTTTANFQRYRSDEADALLDQLRVTTDEAEQREIGYQLQTIMHEELPVVPLFYGGLWGLFSEQRFTGWPSAEDPYATPQTWDANPLLIVTSIEAVE; encoded by the coding sequence ATGCGCAGGCATGGAAGCAGGGACCAGCGGGCAGCGGCCTCGCGATCGATCGCGAGGAAGGGCCTCGCGGCGGTCGCCGGCGCGGCGGTCGTCGCGCTCGTGGCGGGCTGCGCGGGCGGCGGCAGCGGCGAGGGCGGCGCGGCGAGCGGCGACACCCCGCTGCTCGTGGCGATGGACAACGGCTCGCCCACCTTCACGGCGAACTTCAACCCGTTCAGCCCCAACAAGCGCACCGCGTCGCTGCTCATGTACGAGCCCCTCATGGTCTTCAACGCCATCGACGGCGAGGGCACCCCCTTCATCGCCGAGTCGATGGAGCAGCCCGACGCCCGCACCGTGGTCTTCACGATCCGCGAGGGCATCACGTGGAGCGACGGCGAGGCCCTCACGCCCGACGACGTGGCCTTCACGCTCCAGCTCATCAAGGACTTCCCCGCGCTCGACGTGCGCGGCGCGTGGACGAACATCGAGTCGGTCGCGGTCGACGGCCAGGACGTCGTCGTGACCCTCAACGGCGAGAACGTGCCGGCAGCGCGCGCCATCGCGCAGACGGTGATCGTGCCCGAGCACATCTGGGCCGACGTCGAGGATCCGACGACCTTCCTCAACGAGCAGCCGGTCGGCGCGGGCCCCTACGTGCTCGGCGAGTTCACGCCCAACGAGTACACGCTCGACCGCAACGAGGACTACTGGCAGGTCGAGGAGGTCGCCGCGAGCGAGCTGATCCTCCCGGCCGCGAACACCGAGCTCGAGATCGTCAACAACCAGTACGACTGGGCCTACTCCTACATGTCCGACGTCGACAGCACCTGGGGCGCGGCCGAGGAGGGCAACACCCACTGGTTCCCGCCGGGCGGCACGATCTCGCTCATGCCCAACCTCACGCAGGCGCCCTTCGACGACCCGGAGTTCCGCCAGGGCCTCTCGCTCGCGCTCGACCGCGACCGCATCGCCGACGTCGCCGAGGAGGGCTACGTCGAGGCCGCGGGCACCACGGGCCTGCTGCTGCCCAACCAGGAGGCGTGGCTCAACCCCGACATCCCGGACGCCGGCGCGGTCTCGCAGGACCTCGACGCCGCCGAGGAGCGCTTCGCGAACGCCGGCTACACGATGGAGGGCGACCGCCTCGTGGGCCCCGACGGCCAGCAGCTCGAGGTGACGCTCACGACGCCGAACGGCTACACCGACTGGCTGCGCGGCGCGACCGAGGTGCAGGAGCAGCTCACCGCCGCCGGCATCGCGGTCACGCTCAACCAGCCGCAGCCCGCGGCGTACCAGCAGGAGCTGCAGAACGGCAACTTCGAGCTGATCATCGGCTCGTTCGGCGGCACGGGCTCCGTGTACGACGACTTCAACGCGCTCATGTCGTCGAGCTTCTACCAGGAGGTCGGCACCACGACGACCGCCAACTTCCAGCGCTACCGCTCGGACGAGGCGGACGCCCTGCTCGACCAGCTGCGCGTCACGACCGACGAGGCCGAGCAGCGCGAGATCGGCTACCAGCTGCAGACGATCATGCACGAGGAGCTGCCCGTCGTGCCGCTCTTCTACGGCGGCCTGTGGGGCCTGTTCTCGGAGCAGCGCTTCACCGGCTGGCCGAGCGCCGAGGACCCGTACGCCACCCCGCAGACGTGGGACGCGAACCCGCTCCTCATCGTCACGAGCATCGAGGCCGTCGAGTGA
- a CDS encoding ABC transporter permease, which produces MRYVARKVGLLLLTLWAAITVNFFLPRLMPGSPTDAALARLAQNGPVSPEARAAIEAQLGVPGGNLAEQYLDYLGNVVTLDFGVSYTFFPRTVGELVLEALPWTLVMVGIVTILAFIIGTLIGAMAAWRRGSWLDSLPTLSGTFLAAFPYFWTALLLLFFVGYGLDWFPTSGAYSRRATPELTLEFLLDASYHAVLPALTILLTSVGGWILGMRNAMINTLGDDYVTFAEANGLRPGTVALRYAARNAVLPNLTGFGLALGGVVGGSLLVEQVFSYPGVGYLLFNAVTNQDYPLMQALFLMITVSVLLANFIVDLLYGVLDPRTRR; this is translated from the coding sequence ATGCGGTACGTCGCCCGGAAGGTCGGGCTCCTGCTGCTGACCCTCTGGGCGGCGATCACCGTCAACTTCTTCCTGCCGCGGCTCATGCCGGGCTCGCCCACCGACGCCGCGCTCGCGCGGCTCGCGCAGAACGGGCCCGTGAGCCCGGAGGCGCGGGCGGCGATCGAGGCGCAGCTGGGCGTGCCCGGCGGCAACCTCGCCGAGCAGTACCTCGACTACCTGGGGAACGTCGTCACCCTCGACTTCGGCGTCTCCTACACCTTCTTCCCCCGCACCGTGGGCGAGCTCGTGCTCGAGGCGCTGCCGTGGACGCTCGTGATGGTCGGGATCGTCACGATCCTCGCCTTCATCATCGGCACGCTCATCGGCGCGATGGCCGCCTGGCGCCGCGGCAGCTGGCTCGACTCGCTGCCGACGCTCTCGGGCACCTTCCTCGCGGCCTTCCCCTACTTCTGGACGGCGCTCCTGCTGCTGTTCTTCGTGGGCTACGGGCTCGACTGGTTCCCGACCTCCGGCGCCTACTCGCGGCGCGCGACCCCCGAGCTCACGCTCGAGTTCCTGCTCGACGCCTCGTACCACGCGGTGCTGCCGGCCCTCACGATCCTGCTCACCTCGGTGGGCGGCTGGATCCTCGGGATGCGCAACGCCATGATCAACACGCTCGGCGACGACTACGTGACCTTCGCCGAGGCCAACGGCCTGCGGCCCGGCACCGTCGCGCTCCGCTACGCGGCGCGGAACGCCGTGCTGCCGAACCTCACGGGCTTCGGCCTCGCGCTCGGCGGCGTCGTCGGCGGCTCGCTGCTCGTCGAGCAGGTCTTCTCCTACCCGGGGGTCGGCTACCTGCTGTTCAACGCCGTCACCAACCAGGACTACCCGCTCATGCAGGCGCTGTTCCTCATGATCACCGTGAGCGTGCTGCTCGCGAACTTCATCGTGGACCTCCTGTACGGCGTGCTCGACCCGAGGACCCGCCGATGA
- a CDS encoding ABC transporter permease, giving the protein MTAQKPQPETVASRLEEIQAGRPAARRPGGATVLLRSFSTLWSVPKARIGLIMLGVFLLAAAFAPLLAPYDAHDNSFGRNEAPSAAHWFGTTGAGEDVLSQVIFGAQVSVLVGLVAGAGAMLIAVVVGLAWGYARGFGADVADFVVNLFLVIPGLPLMIVLAAYLRGGGLVMIMLVVIVTGWAWGARVLRAQAQTLRSRDFVTAAQFSGDGTARIVFREILPNMLSLITGGFFGSATAAILAESGLSFLGLGDPQTVSWGSMLFWAQNSNALLTGQWVLLLAPGLCIALLATSLTLINFGVDGLSNPRLREGKGR; this is encoded by the coding sequence ATGACCGCGCAGAAGCCCCAGCCGGAGACCGTGGCGTCGCGGCTCGAGGAGATCCAGGCGGGCCGGCCCGCCGCCCGCCGCCCCGGCGGCGCCACCGTGCTGCTCCGCTCGTTCTCGACCCTGTGGTCGGTGCCGAAGGCGCGCATCGGGCTCATCATGCTGGGCGTCTTCCTGCTGGCCGCGGCCTTCGCGCCGCTGCTCGCGCCCTACGACGCGCACGACAACTCCTTCGGCCGCAACGAGGCGCCGAGCGCCGCGCACTGGTTCGGCACCACGGGCGCCGGCGAGGACGTGCTCTCGCAGGTGATCTTCGGCGCGCAGGTGTCGGTGCTCGTGGGCCTCGTGGCCGGAGCGGGCGCGATGCTCATCGCGGTCGTCGTGGGCCTCGCGTGGGGCTACGCGCGCGGCTTCGGCGCCGACGTCGCCGACTTCGTCGTCAACCTGTTCCTCGTCATCCCCGGGCTGCCGCTCATGATCGTCCTCGCGGCGTACCTGCGCGGCGGCGGCCTCGTCATGATCATGCTCGTCGTCATCGTCACCGGGTGGGCGTGGGGCGCGCGCGTGCTGCGCGCGCAGGCGCAGACCCTCCGCAGCCGCGACTTCGTCACCGCCGCGCAGTTCTCGGGCGACGGCACCGCGCGCATCGTCTTCCGCGAGATCCTGCCGAACATGCTCTCGCTCATCACGGGCGGGTTCTTCGGCTCGGCGACCGCCGCGATCCTCGCGGAATCGGGGCTCTCGTTCCTGGGGCTCGGCGACCCGCAGACCGTCAGCTGGGGCTCGATGCTCTTCTGGGCGCAGAACTCGAACGCGCTCCTCACCGGGCAGTGGGTGCTGCTGCTCGCGCCGGGTCTCTGCATCGCGCTGCTCGCGACCTCGCTGACGCTCATCAACTTCGGCGTGGACGGGCTCTCGAACCCGCGCCTGCGAGAGGGGAAGGGCCGATGA
- a CDS encoding ATP-binding cassette domain-containing protein encodes MVFQDPYSALNPLHTVEYALMRPILNFSGLRGDAARARMLELLDSVGLRPVEQFAAKLPHQLSGGQRQRVVIARALACEPQVIIADEPVSMLDVSLRAGVLALLQDLRAQWGVSMLFITHDLLSARVVTDRILVLDGGRVVERGDTAHVLRHPTDDYTVALLDAVPQPARAGED; translated from the coding sequence ATGGTCTTCCAGGATCCGTACTCGGCGCTCAACCCGCTCCACACCGTCGAGTACGCGCTCATGCGGCCCATCCTGAACTTCTCGGGCCTCCGGGGCGACGCCGCCCGGGCGCGGATGCTCGAGCTGCTCGACTCGGTGGGCCTGCGCCCCGTCGAGCAGTTCGCGGCGAAGCTGCCGCACCAGCTCTCCGGCGGGCAGCGGCAGCGCGTCGTCATCGCCCGCGCGCTCGCATGCGAGCCGCAGGTGATCATCGCCGACGAGCCGGTCTCGATGCTCGACGTCTCACTGCGCGCCGGCGTCCTCGCGCTGCTGCAGGACCTCCGCGCGCAGTGGGGCGTGAGCATGCTCTTCATCACCCACGACCTGCTGAGCGCGCGTGTGGTGACCGATCGCATCCTCGTGCTCGACGGCGGCCGCGTCGTCGAGCGCGGCGACACGGCGCACGTGCTGCGCCACCCCACGGACGACTACACGGTGGCGCTGCTCGACGCGGTGCCGCAGCCCGCACGGGCAGGAGAGGACTGA
- a CDS encoding glycoside hydrolase family 1 protein has translation MTDRTRTFPEGFRWGSATAAHQVEGNNVNNDWWPREHAEGTSIAEPSGDACDSYHRYREDIAILADLGLDTYRFSIEWSRIEPEPGFVSRAEVDHYRRMVEACHEAGLQPMVSLMHFTVPQWFAQQGMWRAPGAVDRFRRFTELALPIVGEGVPWICTINEPNIAAMIAGGEDPANLVAYGLPAPDLAVADTLLACHRASREVLGEHTDAMTGWTVATQAFQPEPGCEEIAREYGHQRDDWYLEAARGDDFVGVQAYTRTIIGPDGPKQPAEGVETTLTGWEFYPEALEIGVRAAAELAGAPVFVTENGIATADDSRRIAYTRGALEGLHRAIDDGIEVLGYLHWSALDNYEWASGYRPTFGLIHVDRETFARTPKPSARWLGEVARRNALEAA, from the coding sequence ATGACCGATCGCACGCGCACCTTCCCCGAGGGCTTCCGCTGGGGCTCGGCCACCGCCGCCCACCAGGTCGAGGGCAACAACGTCAACAACGACTGGTGGCCGCGTGAGCACGCCGAGGGCACCTCGATCGCCGAGCCGAGCGGCGACGCCTGCGACAGCTACCACCGCTACCGCGAGGACATCGCGATCCTCGCCGACCTCGGCCTCGACACCTACCGCTTCTCGATCGAGTGGAGCCGCATCGAGCCCGAGCCCGGCTTCGTCTCGCGCGCCGAGGTCGACCACTACCGCCGGATGGTGGAGGCCTGCCACGAGGCGGGCCTGCAGCCGATGGTCTCGCTCATGCACTTCACCGTGCCGCAGTGGTTCGCGCAGCAGGGCATGTGGCGGGCGCCCGGCGCCGTCGACCGCTTCCGCCGCTTCACCGAGCTCGCGCTGCCGATCGTCGGCGAGGGCGTGCCGTGGATCTGCACGATCAACGAGCCCAACATCGCCGCGATGATCGCGGGCGGCGAGGACCCGGCGAACCTCGTCGCCTACGGGCTGCCCGCCCCCGACCTCGCCGTCGCCGACACCCTCCTCGCCTGCCACCGCGCGAGCCGCGAGGTGCTCGGCGAGCACACGGACGCCATGACGGGCTGGACGGTCGCGACGCAGGCGTTCCAGCCGGAGCCCGGCTGCGAGGAGATCGCCCGCGAGTACGGCCACCAGCGCGACGACTGGTACCTCGAGGCCGCGCGCGGCGACGACTTCGTGGGCGTGCAGGCCTACACGCGCACCATCATCGGGCCCGACGGGCCGAAGCAGCCGGCCGAGGGCGTCGAGACGACCCTCACCGGGTGGGAGTTCTACCCGGAGGCGCTCGAGATCGGCGTCCGCGCGGCGGCCGAGCTCGCGGGCGCGCCCGTGTTCGTCACCGAGAACGGCATCGCCACGGCCGACGACAGCCGCCGCATCGCCTACACGCGCGGCGCGCTCGAGGGCCTGCACCGCGCGATCGACGACGGCATCGAGGTGCTCGGCTACCTGCACTGGAGCGCCCTCGACAACTACGAGTGGGCGAGCGGCTACCGGCCGACGTTCGGGCTCATCCACGTCGACCGCGAGACCTTCGCGCGCACGCCGAAGCCCAGCGCCCGCTGGCTCGGCGAGGTCGCGCGACGCAACGCGCTCGAGGCCGCCTGA
- a CDS encoding glucoamylase family protein, producing the protein MTNRTRARMLRGAVAAAAAAAIAAVGVLAPGAPAEARGGHGGGPGSDRADLQRWAEGTWASMDAMTDPSTGLPADNIEGDLDPATRSGYTSPTNIGAYLWSTISARELGIVSRAEARERMATTLDTLAAMERHEASGMYFNWYDEATGELLDVFPGSGEVIHPFVSTVDNGWLAAALMSVRAAEPRLRADAQALLDGMDFGVFHNAEARGGELPGWNRGGFWVEAPPGCSTPGDYLGNGEELHYTCHHYDVLNSETRIAVYVGIALGDIPAEAYFSLYRTLPAGCDWSWQEQEPVGETRTYRGIDVFEGAYEYDDQRVVPTWGGAMFEELMPDLFVPEARWAPDSWGVNHPLAVETHIEHGLDEAGYGIWGFSPSSDPYGGYREYGVDAIGMRSDGYASDVEETDVDLGYGECREATNPAPDFGEGVATPHAAFLALPYDRDAAVDNLRVMEDELGAYGPGGFYDAVTSTGVAAERYLSLDQGMIMGALGNELGHDVLQRTFARGEAQQVLRPLIAEEEFSAGRIER; encoded by the coding sequence ATGACGAACCGAACGAGGGCGCGGATGCTGCGCGGCGCCGTCGCCGCAGCGGCGGCCGCGGCGATCGCCGCCGTGGGCGTGCTGGCGCCGGGGGCGCCCGCAGAGGCCCGCGGCGGCCACGGGGGAGGGCCCGGCTCCGACCGCGCCGACCTGCAGCGCTGGGCAGAGGGCACCTGGGCCTCGATGGATGCGATGACCGATCCGTCCACGGGCCTCCCTGCCGACAACATCGAGGGCGACCTCGACCCGGCCACGAGGTCGGGCTACACCTCGCCCACGAACATCGGCGCCTACCTGTGGTCGACGATCTCGGCGCGCGAGCTCGGCATCGTCTCGCGCGCCGAGGCGCGCGAGCGCATGGCGACGACCCTCGACACGCTCGCCGCGATGGAGCGGCACGAGGCGAGCGGCATGTACTTCAACTGGTACGACGAGGCCACGGGCGAGCTGCTCGACGTCTTCCCCGGCAGCGGCGAGGTCATCCACCCCTTCGTCTCGACGGTCGACAACGGCTGGCTGGCCGCGGCCCTCATGTCGGTGCGCGCGGCCGAGCCGCGCCTCCGCGCCGACGCGCAGGCGCTGCTCGACGGCATGGACTTCGGCGTCTTCCACAACGCCGAGGCGCGCGGCGGCGAGCTGCCCGGCTGGAACCGCGGCGGCTTCTGGGTGGAGGCGCCTCCCGGCTGCTCGACCCCCGGCGACTACCTCGGGAACGGCGAGGAGCTGCACTACACGTGCCACCACTACGACGTGCTGAACTCCGAGACGCGCATCGCCGTCTACGTCGGCATCGCGCTCGGCGACATCCCCGCCGAGGCCTACTTCTCGCTCTACCGCACGCTGCCGGCCGGCTGCGACTGGTCGTGGCAGGAGCAGGAGCCCGTGGGCGAGACCCGCACCTACCGCGGCATCGACGTCTTCGAGGGCGCCTACGAGTACGACGACCAGCGGGTCGTGCCCACCTGGGGCGGCGCGATGTTCGAGGAGCTCATGCCCGACCTCTTCGTGCCGGAGGCCCGCTGGGCGCCCGACAGCTGGGGCGTCAACCACCCGCTCGCGGTCGAGACCCACATCGAGCACGGGCTCGACGAGGCCGGCTACGGCATCTGGGGCTTCTCGCCCTCCTCCGACCCCTACGGCGGCTACCGCGAGTACGGCGTCGACGCGATCGGCATGCGCTCCGACGGCTACGCCTCCGACGTGGAGGAGACCGACGTCGACCTCGGCTACGGCGAGTGCCGCGAGGCCACGAACCCGGCGCCCGACTTCGGCGAGGGCGTCGCGACGCCGCACGCGGCCTTCCTCGCGCTGCCGTACGACCGCGACGCGGCGGTCGACAACCTCCGCGTCATGGAGGACGAGCTGGGCGCCTACGGCCCCGGCGGCTTCTACGACGCCGTGACGAGCACGGGCGTCGCGGCCGAGCGGTACCTCTCGCTCGACCAGGGCATGATCATGGGCGCGCTCGGCAACGAGCTGGGCCACGACGTGCTGCAGCGCACCTTCGCGCGCGGCGAGGCCCAGCAGGTGCTGCGGCCGCTCATCGCGGAGGAGGAGTTCTCGGCGGGTCGCATCGAGCGCTGA
- a CDS encoding nitroreductase family deazaflavin-dependent oxidoreductase, whose protein sequence is MPLQGEYAPSTSAWAREQAERFEATNGAEANDMNGMPIIVLTTVGARSGKLRKTALMRVEHEGEYAVVASKGGAPEHPVWYRNMREHPLVELHDVGHKHDYLSRELPEGPERDAWWARAVEAYPPYADYQAKTDRRIPVLLLTRAD, encoded by the coding sequence ATGCCGCTGCAGGGAGAGTACGCACCGAGCACGTCCGCATGGGCGCGCGAGCAGGCCGAGCGGTTCGAGGCGACGAACGGCGCCGAGGCCAACGACATGAACGGGATGCCGATCATCGTCCTCACGACGGTGGGCGCGCGCAGCGGCAAGCTGCGGAAGACGGCGCTCATGCGCGTCGAGCACGAGGGCGAGTACGCGGTCGTCGCCTCGAAGGGCGGCGCCCCCGAGCACCCCGTCTGGTACCGCAACATGCGCGAGCACCCGCTCGTCGAGCTGCACGACGTCGGCCACAAGCACGACTACCTCTCGCGCGAGCTGCCGGAGGGCCCGGAGCGCGACGCGTGGTGGGCGCGCGCCGTCGAGGCCTACCCGCCCTACGCCGACTACCAGGCGAAGACCGACCGGCGCATCCCGGTGCTGCTCCTGACCCGCGCCGACTGA
- a CDS encoding SDR family NAD(P)-dependent oxidoreductase — translation MRILIAGATSALGRATATALLDAGHHVIVVGSDADRLGLVDGSEHLVCDLADAAAVDALAVEVGELDALVHLVGGWRGGGGLAGQSDEDWAWLEGRVVGTLRHTTRAFADAIGRSERGAIVAISTTGLERPTAGNANYVALKAAAEAWLAAVGHALRETPARVIVKRVKALVTDAERAAQPERSFPGATDVDALAAEIAADLA, via the coding sequence ATGCGCATCCTCATCGCCGGCGCCACGAGCGCCCTCGGCCGGGCCACCGCCACGGCGCTCCTCGACGCCGGCCACCACGTCATCGTCGTCGGCTCCGACGCGGATCGGCTCGGCCTCGTCGACGGCAGCGAGCACCTCGTGTGCGACCTCGCCGACGCGGCGGCGGTCGACGCGCTCGCCGTTGAGGTGGGCGAGCTGGACGCGCTCGTGCACCTCGTGGGCGGCTGGCGCGGCGGCGGCGGGCTCGCGGGCCAGAGCGACGAGGACTGGGCGTGGCTCGAGGGGCGGGTCGTGGGCACGCTGCGGCACACGACGCGCGCCTTCGCCGATGCGATCGGCCGCTCGGAGCGGGGCGCGATCGTCGCGATCTCGACGACGGGGCTCGAGCGTCCCACCGCGGGCAACGCGAACTACGTGGCCCTGAAGGCGGCCGCCGAGGCGTGGCTCGCCGCCGTCGGGCACGCGCTGCGCGAGACGCCGGCACGCGTGATCGTCAAGCGCGTGAAGGCGCTCGTGACCGACGCCGAGCGCGCCGCGCAGCCCGAGCGCTCGTTCCCCGGCGCGACCGACGTCGACGCGCTCGCCGCCGAGATCGCGGCGGACCTGGCCTGA
- a CDS encoding DNA alkylation repair protein, which translates to MPETATASVPELLDELAAIEDPRMRAVNERHGNDYGVNLSKLRAIAKRLRTQHELALELWATGRTDARLLAILVARPKAFDEPELDAMLREARAPKVLDWLTSYVVAPGPHAEALRLAWLGDADPTVAAAGWALTSVRVRKRPEGLDLSALLDAIEAGMAEAPERLQWEMNACLAHIGIEHPAHRERAIAIGERLRVLEHYPTPPNCTSPYAPAWIAEMVRRQGPALAP; encoded by the coding sequence GTGCCCGAGACCGCGACCGCATCCGTGCCCGAGCTGCTCGACGAGCTCGCGGCGATCGAGGATCCGCGCATGCGCGCCGTGAACGAGCGCCACGGCAACGACTACGGCGTCAACCTCTCGAAGCTCCGCGCGATCGCGAAGCGGCTGCGCACCCAGCACGAGCTGGCGCTCGAGCTCTGGGCGACCGGACGCACCGACGCGCGGCTCCTCGCGATCCTCGTCGCGCGCCCGAAGGCGTTCGACGAGCCCGAGCTCGACGCGATGCTGCGCGAGGCCCGGGCGCCCAAGGTGCTCGACTGGCTCACGAGCTACGTCGTCGCGCCCGGCCCGCACGCGGAGGCGCTGCGGCTCGCGTGGCTCGGCGACGCGGATCCGACGGTGGCGGCCGCGGGCTGGGCGCTGACGAGCGTGCGCGTGCGGAAGCGCCCCGAGGGGCTCGACCTGTCCGCGCTGCTCGACGCGATCGAGGCCGGCATGGCGGAGGCGCCGGAGCGGCTGCAGTGGGAGATGAACGCCTGCCTCGCGCACATCGGCATCGAGCACCCGGCCCATCGCGAGCGTGCCATCGCGATCGGTGAGCGGCTGCGCGTGCTCGAGCACTACCCGACGCCCCCGAACTGCACCTCGCCCTACGCGCCGGCGTGGATCGCCGAGATGGTGCGTCGCCAGGGACCCGCGCTCGCGCCCTAG
- a CDS encoding Pr6Pr family membrane protein, producing the protein MGAPSTTTAARALHAGTALVVVAAFALQTFLVLTVDAHAVPEQAAFVRPIEVRVVRTLSFYTILSNSMVLGTSVLLALRPHRDGRLWRVLHLATLLSIVVTGAGAGSLVAPQHALRFEAELTSMLLHVVTPILYAAGWLALGSRRRWTWSSVVRAMALPAAWMAYTFAHGSIEGWYPYPFLDVAERGLLASLAGAGIALVAGAALGAAVLAVDRWAPSLLPEEEPGA; encoded by the coding sequence ATGGGGGCTCCGTCGACGACGACGGCCGCGCGTGCGCTGCACGCCGGCACCGCGCTCGTGGTGGTCGCGGCGTTCGCGCTGCAGACCTTCCTCGTGCTGACGGTCGACGCGCACGCCGTGCCCGAGCAGGCGGCGTTCGTGCGCCCCATCGAGGTGCGGGTGGTGCGCACCCTCAGCTTCTACACGATCCTGTCGAACTCCATGGTGCTCGGCACCTCCGTGCTGCTCGCGCTGCGCCCGCACCGCGACGGGCGGCTGTGGCGGGTGCTGCACCTGGCGACCCTGCTGTCGATCGTCGTCACGGGCGCGGGCGCGGGATCGCTCGTGGCCCCGCAGCACGCCCTCCGCTTCGAGGCCGAGCTCACCTCCATGCTGCTGCACGTCGTCACGCCGATCCTCTACGCGGCCGGCTGGCTGGCGCTCGGCTCGCGACGGCGGTGGACGTGGTCGAGCGTCGTGCGCGCGATGGCGCTCCCGGCGGCGTGGATGGCCTACACCTTCGCGCACGGCTCGATCGAGGGCTGGTACCCCTACCCCTTCCTCGACGTCGCCGAGCGCGGCCTGCTCGCCTCGCTCGCCGGAGCCGGCATCGCGCTCGTCGCCGGTGCTGCGCTCGGCGCGGCGGTGCTCGCGGTGGACCGCTGGGCGCCGAGCCTGCTGCCCGAGGAGGAGCCGGGGGCGTAG